In Gimesia panareensis, the genomic window GCCGGCAAGTCGCTGATTCTGCGGACTGAGCACTTCCTGTATCGAATTGAAGATTCGTCAGCCGGGAAATAGGCGACGCGTTCTCAATCGATTACGCGTCGGCCGCGGTCACTGCGAACTCAAGGCGGACGGCGGTCTCTTTACCGACGGAGAGTTTACCAGTGAAGAACCAGGCACCGCCCATTTTTTCATTGAGGCTCACCTGGATATCAACGGTCTCCCCCGGCTTGACCATCCGTCGGAACTTGGTGTTGTTCAGCCGGGTGGCAACGGGTACTTTGTCGCTGGACGGGGCGTCTGTTTTCGCGATGAAGACGGCAGCGGCCTGCATGGCGGCTTCACAGAGAATCACGCCGGGCAGAACCGGGTGGTTGGGATAGTGTCCCTGGAAGAGGTCCAGTTCGGGTGAGACGAACTTGCGGGCATGGATGCTGTTTTCATCCAGCGCGACGACTTCATCGAGCCACAGAAAAGGTTCCCGGTGCGGAATACAGGCTTTGATTTCATCCAGATTCACGAGATCGATCCGTTTCTATATTGTGAGCGGGGCTGTGCGGACAGGGACTGCCGATCAGATGCGGGCGGCAGCGGGAGTCAGATATTTATCGACATCGTTACTGACGATCACGCCGTAATTCACAGCGCCCAGCCAACCCGACATGATGATTCCGACCGAGCCGGCATGGTAGAGGCCTTCGATCTGTTCGGGGAGTTCCTTACTGACCTTGAGCCCTTCGAACTTGGTCCCGAACGACGCCCCCTGCAGATGCTGCGTGTAGCGTTTGAAGGTCCGCGGGGTGGAGGCTTCGAGGTGATCCACCCGATCGCGGATGTTGGGAACATACTGTTCGAGGCAGTCGAGCGTGGTTTCGATCAGATGATTCTTGTCGGCTTCGTACTGATCATCAGGAAGATCGGCCCAGTCGCTGAAATTGGCGTTGGTGGACGAGACGATCAGAGAGCGTTCGCTGCCGGGCCGGGTCTCGGGATAGTAGAACGAGAAGGTGCGGCTGCTGACTTCTTTACTGAGCATGGCTTTGATGTCGAAGCCTTTGTGCTCGGAATGGAAGAGCAGGTCGCCACAGAAATCGAGTTCGTCGCCCGGCTTGAGCGCGATGTAGACCTGCGTGCTGCTGTTGTTGAGACGGACGGCTTTGGTTTCCTCGACATACTCGGGATCGAAATGCTCTTCGCCCACGAGGTTGAGTATGGTGCCTTTGATGTTCGAGTTGGACATGATGGCTTTACAGCCGATGCGACGCCCGTTGACCACGACGCCGGTCACGCGACGGTCAGGAGTGACTTCGATCTTTTCGACCTGGGTGCGGATGCGGACATCGACACCGTTGCGTTCCATTTCGGCCTTGATCAGTTTGACCAGGTGATCGGTACCGCCACGGAAGGTATAGACGCCTTTCTGCATGAAGTTCGAGAAGACAATGCCGTAGGTGATGGCGGGATCTTCGAGAGTCGAACCGTTGGCGTAGGAGATCGGTTCCATCAGCAGGCGGACGACATCATCTCGGCCGGGGAAGAATTCTTCAAACAATTCGCGAGTGGTTTTGCCCTGATCGTCGAAGAAGTTCATCTTGCGGGCGGTGTCAAAGAAGTTTTTGACGGTTTCAGATTCGATGCCGAATTTTTCGATCAGCAGGCGGGTGAAGTCATCACGGGTGAAGGTGGTTTCCAGCGAGAACTGCGGATTTTCAAACCGGACACCCCGCAGGGGAACGATATTATCTGCGATCTCCTGGGTCCAGTATTTGCGACAGCTCTTCAGCATGCCATACGGGAAGCCATGGAGCGAAATGTCAAAGATGTGCCCGTTCTGCCGTTTGAACCAGGTGGCCATGCCCCCGAGCTGATAATGATGTTCCAGCAGCAGCACGGAGTAACCCTGCCGGGCCAGAATGTTGGCGGAGGTCATGCCTGCCAGACCACTACCAATGACGATGACATCGTATTCGTCTTTTGCGTCTTTCAAAAAGTCTTTGGCCATAATATTTCAGCGTCGTATACAGTTCAGCAGATAAGAAAAATCAGGACCGTGAGGGACCCCAGGTCCGGGCGTAAGATGATAACGTTGCTTCTCCTGTTTATCGAAAATCAGGGAGTTTGTCTACTATACCAGAGTAAAAGCGAATACTGTGACAAAAGTGTGACAATTCCAGGGCGGAGAGTTATAGAAATACTGGATTTATCGCACAGTGAAGCAGAGGTACAGCATGTCAGAAAACAGGGAATCGGCTTACTTTGCGTTCAGCAAGTGCAGATTGGCGATACTGATTCCGGAGAGCATAGAACCGATGATGCCCAGGAAGCCCTGATCGGTACCACACAGAAAGAGGTTGTCGAGGGGCGTGGTGCCATCCAGGATTTTCTGTGGTGCCCCGTAGACACAGCCGTTAATGTGGCCGGTGAATTTTTTGATCGTGCGGGGGGTAAACGTGTCCACATCGACCACGTGCGGACGAAAGTCGGGAATGTAACGCAACGAGGATTCAAGAATCTGGTCGTACCAGTATTTCTTCTCGGCGATGTATTTATCCTCGGGCAGATTCATCCAGTAATCGGGATTGGCGAGAGCCGTGATGCGGATCGAGCCTTCTTCGAGGGGCTGATCGTACTCGAAATTGTTGGGCGAGCAGATAATGCCGCTGCGGACGTCGACGGGTTCCTGCGACTGCTCGTAGTAGAAATCTTCCGAATCGTTGTAGAAGACGATCGTTTCCTCATGCCCCAGTTCCGCAGGCTGTTTATCGAGCACGGAGATGGTTTCGACAAAGGAAATCTCACCCGGGATGAAACGCTCGTCGGCAGTCACTTCGGCACCGCACAACTGAAGCGTTTCTGCGGATCCGGCCGAGGAGAGGACGTTTTTCGCTTCGAGGATCTGCCCGTCATCGAGCATGACGCCGGTGACATGCTTGCCGTCGTTGAGCAGTTGCTGGACTCCGGCGCGAAGCTTGAGTTCACCGCCGAGCTCTTTGAATTTGCGAACCAGGTTTTTCAGGATCAGCCGCACGCCTTTGTAAGGGCGGGCAAAGCCTTCCTGATAGATGCTGCGGAACATGATCACGAACTGGTTGAAGTCCATATCGTACTCAGAGGGACTGCCGTAAAACATCAGCGGGCAGAGCAGCATGTTGATCAGCAGCGGATCGGAAATCTGTTCGGCCATGCGTTCTCGGGCCGAGATCCAGGTCTGTCCGAGATCGCCGATATTGTGGGAGTCGATGTCTGCGACGAGTCGACGGAAGCCGTCGATCTGGCTGGGGAACTGTTCGGCAATCTGGGCTTCGAAATAATCGAACTGATTATTGAACCGCAGGGTATGCCCGGGAAAGACGACCGAGGAGCCACATTGCGGGCTGAGGTCGAAGTCGTCCCACTGAAAACGGAGTTGCCTGAGAATCTTATTCAGAGGGCCCCGTTTTCCGCCTGGCGGCGAATAATTGGTGACGGCGTGCAGACCGACATCATGATTGCAACCGCGCAGGCGATAGAAGGAATTCAATCCGCCGATGGTGGTGTGCCGTTCCAGAATGCACACCTGCTTCCCGTAGTACGCCAGTCGGATCCCCGCAGCCAGCCCGGAAAGGCCGGCACCAATAATAATCGAATCGTAGGTCATGGCGTCGGGAAGGTTGGAGAATCAGACGGTGCTTTCCGCATCCTTCAGGAGGGGAGTCAGGTAGGTAACAGTGCTGTCCATGGTTACCAGTTCGCCGTAGTCTTCTTCCGGAATCTGTACGCGATAGAGTTTACGCAACTCCATGACGATATCCAGAAAGTCCATGCTGTCCAGTTCCATCTGTTCCCGAAATGGAACGCTGTCATCGAGTTCCGAAAGATCTTCATCGGGAGCAATTCGAGCCAAGATATCCAAGATAACCGATCTGATTTGTTCCGGCGCCATGCAGAAACTCCAAACTTTCTAAAAATCCTGTTACGTCGATCTCAAACAGCGAAATGTACAGATTCACTGTGAAACCCTGAGAGGGGAAGCCTCTTATAGCAAACCAACAACCTCCCCGCCAGAAGCCGGGAAACAAAAACCCGCCCCTCACGGGAAATACTATAACTTGATCTAAACCGAGATTTAAACCGACTCAGGCAGTAAGAACGCAGAGTTTTTCAGAAAATCTGCACAGATACGGCCTATTTGTGAAAGGAAGCTTGGTTTATGCAGAAAACCAGCCTGCATCGGAGAGAAAAAGCAGAGATTGTCTACCGGTCAGTTCAGGTAGCGTACTTTTTCACAATCAGGACGGAATTGATGCCCAGCATCCCGAAGGAGTTATTCAGAATGCACTCGACCTGCTCCAGTTGTCGCGGTTCATTGGCGACGATCTGGGTCAGTTTGCACTCCGGATCCTGCTCATCCAGGTTCAGTGTCGCATGAGCGATTCCATCTTCAAAGGCCGGCAGATTCCCCAGCAGTTCCAGTGCGCCAGCGGCCCCCATCGCATGTCCGATAAAGCTCTTAGTGTTGTTGATCGCCAGATTCGGGCAATCTCCAAAGACGGAGGCGAGGGCTTTCGCTTCTTCGATATCTCCCTGCTGGGTGGCGGTCGCGTGACTGCTGACGATATCGATGTCGGAGGGTTCCAGACCGGCACGGTCGAGGGCCAGGCGGATGCATTCTGCCTGACGCGAGGAATTGGGGAGCACAAAATCGCTGGCATCGGAATTCATGGCGTAGCCGACGATTTCCCCGTAAATAGTGGCTCCACGGGCCAGGGCATCGGGGAGTCGTTCCAATGTACATACTGCGCCCCCTTCGGCGACGACGATTCCATTACGGTCTACATCAAAGGGACGACAGGCTTTCGTTGGGTCTTCATTGACGGCCAGTGCCCCCTGGCTCTGGAAGCTGGCAAAAATCCCGAAAGTGTGAATACTCTCGGAAACACCGCCACACAGGGCCAGATCGACTTCGTTCAGCCGCAGCATCTGCACCCCCTGAATAAAGCCGGCATTTCCTGCGGCACAGGCAGCCCCCAGCGTGAGGTGGGGGCCGGTAATGCCCATATTCAAGGTCACTTCACCAGCTGGATTGTTGGCGACAGTGCGGGGATTATGATGGTGCGACCAGACCTTGGTATCGTAATCGAACTGCGAAATTTCGTAGACTTCGTTCTCGGTTTCGACGTTGCCATGCTCGGTAATGCCGAGATAAACGCCTACCCGGTCCCGGGCGACATTTTCCCAGTCGAGGCCGGAGGCATTCACAGCTTCATTCGCACAATAGACGGCAATCGAGCCGGCTCGCGTGCCCCGCCGGACCTCTTTGCGTTTCTGATACCGCAGGTCATCGAAATCACAGACACCGGCGAGGACATGCCCCATATAGCGAATGTCGTAATCCACGACTCCCGAACGTCCTGCCAGCAGACTTTGCCGAAATTCCTCCAGATTATTGCCATTCGGAGCTGTCAGGCCAATTCCGGTAATGACAATCCGGCTTTGATCATCCATTGATTGATACCACTCTGATCGATGTATGTTGTCATGAAGATTACAGGCTGCACGATCGAATCTGCCGCGCAGGGGTGAAGTGTTAAATGATAACTCAAGGAGAGTACCCGTTCTACTGTAAACACGCAAGTGGCGCGGCAAACGAGATTTGTGATTGAAGGTAGAATGCAGGACAGTCTGAAAACAGTCGCTGGATGAGAATCGTCGATCTCATGATATGAGTCGCGGGAATCTCTGATAGTTCTTTTCGAGATCCAGAAGACTTCACATTCGCCACGACATTGAACAACTGTCTGTCTGCAAATCGAGCTGTTCGGGCAGAAGGTGATACCCAGAGACCTGAAAAGCCGGATATAATCTAATTTCTTATAAAGCGATGCAATTCAGGGACTTATATGAAACAGTGATCTTAGATTCAGCTGGAGATGTGAAAAAATCCTGATTGGAACCGTCCAATCTCCGCCTTTGTGTACGATTATCAGTATGGAACCAAGCGCAGACACAACTGGAAATCCCGAAACGGCAGCAGCTGGCGTGCCCGATGAGCATTTCGTCTCATTGCTGGCGAGGCACCATAGTCTGGTCCGCGGCTTTATCGGGACACTTCTCCCCCATCAGACCGATGCGGAAGATGTTTTCCAGCAGACCTGCCTGGTTCTGTGGCGAAAATGGAAGACATTCGATGCCACCCAGAGCTTTGCCTCCTGGGCCTGCGGGATTGCCTTTTATGAGGTCAAGAATTTCCAGCGAGTCCAGAGCCGGGATCGCCACTATTTCTCTGATGAGGTTCTCTCGCTGATCGCAGCCCAGCAGAACAAGTCGCTTCCGGAGTCGGAACAGCGAAAACAGGTGCTGCAGGACTGCATCCAGAAACTGGACCAGGAGAACCGCAAACTGATTCTCGACTGCTATCACGGTCAACAGACAATTCAGGAAGTAGCAGATCAACTGGGCCGCTCGCGAGATGCGATTTATAAAAAGCTGGCCCGTCTGCGAGTCAAACTCATGGAATGCATGCAGCAGTCATTACCATCCGCGGAGGCAGGTTCATGATCAACTCCCCTTCTCCCGACAATAGAACCATTCAACTGATTGATGCCCTGCTCCAGGAAACCATCAGTGCCGAACAGCAGGCGGAACTGGAACAGATTCTGAAAGCGGATCCCGAGCAGAGACAGCTCTACGTCGATTATCTGCAGGTGCATTCCGGCCTGTCCAGCTGGGCTGCTGAGACACGCGAAGCAGATCCGTGGGTCCCGCAGCCGGTTGAGACGCGAACTGATTCCCAGTGGAATCCTTCGCGTTTTGTACTGCTGTTGCTCTCCTCCGTCGTCGCGGCGACACTCCTGCTGTCTCTCTCTTACTACGCCGGCTGGAGTATTGGCTCCGGGCAAGAATCACACATCTCGAATACTTCGGAAACGAAATCCGCTGAGGACTCTCCCGCAGCCAGTGAGCCGCAAACCGATCACATCGCTCAGCTCACGCAAGCCGTGGGAGTCGAATGGGACACGCCCCGCGATCTTCAGACCGGAGCCGGCTTACCGGCTGGATGGCTGAAACTGAAACGAGGCACGATTCAGGTAGAAATGATCAGTGGCGCTTCAGTCCTGGTCGAAGGCCCCGCTGCCATCAAGCTGATTTCGCCCCTCAAAGCATTCTGCCAGTACGGCAAGGTACGGGCCTCGGTTCCGGAGCAGGCGCATGGTTTTTCCGTCGCCACTTCCCGGCTGAACGTCGTTGATCTGGGAACCGAATTCACACTCTCCCTGGATGAAACGGGTAACGGGCAGGTGCAGGTCATCGACGGAGAAGTCGAACTGCACGCTGCCGACCAGCAAAAAAGTAACACACCGCTGCAAAGTCTGAAAACCGGCGAAGGCGTGCGTTTCGATACCGAAGGTTCGCTCAACCAGTTGCAGGAAGCGATTCGTCCGCTGATTGACCTGGAAGAACTGTCACAACTGGCGGCCCGGCAGCAGGAACGACAGCTGTCGCAGTGGCGTGAGCAGAACGCACAACTCAAAACCGATGCCAGCCTGCTGGCCTATTATGATTTTGAAGAACCATCCAACTGGGTCCGGACCCTGAAAAACAAGAGCCAGCAGCCGCTCTCCTCTGCCACGGACGGGGCGATTGTCGGCTGCCAGTGGACTTCGGGACGCTGGCCCGATAAACGGGGGCTGGAATTCAAACGGACCAGCGACCGCGTGCGGCTGCAGATTCCGGGTGAATACCAGTCCCTGACGTTCATGGCCTGGGTCCGCATCGAAGGCTTTGATCGCTGGCTCAGTTCACTGATGCTGACGGATGGCTTCAATCCCGGTAACCCGCACTGGCAGTTGAGCGACAAGGGAGAAATTATTCTGGGCGTGAATACAGGCGAGGTGAAGAACTTTTTCTCCCCCGTCGTCCTGCAGCCCGCCGATTTGGGCCGCTGGATTTTTCTGGTCACGGTTTATGATCATCAAAAACGGGAAGTCGTGCATTACCTGGATGGCACTCCCGTAAGCCACCATCATATTGAGAAGCCGGTCCCGCTGGTCATCGGACCTGCCGAGATTGGCAACTGGCGACCGCAGAACCATTCGGGCGCACACAGCATTCGCAGCCTGAATGGCCGCCTCGATGAATTTGCCGTCTTCGGACGGGCACTTTCCGCAGACGAGATTTCCAGACTATACCAGGCCGGAAAACCGAGTTCCTGATTGATTTCCCGGCACCATTTTAGTGACATAGTTAAAGAGACCTGACACACCTGAACTTCATTCCCGACGAATCTTCAAGACGAAGAGGCCTTGATGCGAAACTTTACCCTCGCGCTCATGTTGTTATTCACCAGCCTGTCTTCCAGCGAGCTGACTGCTGCGGAAAAGAAACCGGTACTCCCGGCTGACCATGCGAAACGGATGCAGCAGGGCCTGGAACTGTTCAAGAAAGAAGTCCGCCCGCTGCTGGCAGCCAAATGTCTGAAATGTCATGGCGGCCAGTCCGTCAAAGGAGACTTCGACCTGTCTACCCGCAAGAAGCTGCTCGACAGCGGTATGATTGAGAAGACTGGTAAAGAGAGCTATCTGATGGCGCTGGTCGAACACCGCGAAGAACCATATATGCCACTGAAGGAGAAAAAGCTCAGCGAGAAAGAGATCGCCAGTCTGTCGAAATGGATCGACCTGGGAGCGCCCTACGACAAGCCGCTGGCGACCGGAGACAAAGCGGAAGACGGTCCGCTCGCGGTGACCGACGACGATCGTCGGTTCTGGTCCTTTCAGCCGCTCAGTCAGCCAGCGATCCCCAAAGTGAAATCCAACAAGTGGGCGCGCAATGAAATCGACCATTTCATCCTGGCAAAACAGCAGGAAAAAGGACTGACGCCGAATGCTGAAGTCAGCAAACGGACCTACATCCGCCGCGCTTACTTTGATTTAATCGGCCTGCCCCCCACTCCGGCTGAGATTAAAGAGTTTCTGGCCGACCAATCGCCCGACGCGTATGAAAAACTGATCGACCGGCTGCTGGCCAGCCCGCATTACGGCGAACGCTGGGCCCGGCACTGGCTCGACATCGCCCGTTTTGCAGAGAGTCATGGCTTCGAACATGACTACGACCGCAATTACGCTTATCACTACCGTGATTTCGTGATCAAGGCCCTCAACCAGGATATGCCTTACGATCAATTCGTCCGCTGGCAGCTGGCCGGCGATGAAATTGCCCCTGACAATCCGCTGGCTCTGATGGCGACTGGCTTTCTCGGTGCGGGAGTATTCCCGACCCAGATTACGGCAAACGAAGTCGAACGGACACGCTATGACGCCCTGGACGACATGCTGAATACGACCGGCCTGGCGATGCTGGGACTGAGCGTGGGCTGTGCCCGCTGCCACGACCATAAGTTTGATCCAATCCCCAGCAGCGATTATTACCGAATGCTCTCGACGTTCACGACCACGGTCCGGACGGAGATTGAAGTTGATCTCGATCCCGAAAAATACCAGCGGGAAAAAGCCGCCTTTGACAAGGTGCACGCCCCGCTGGTCAAAGCGTTACGCGAATACGAAAGCGGTCAACTGAATCCGAAATTCGAACAGTGGCTCAAACAGGGGAAGGTTGACACCAGTCATCTCGATGATTGGATTGTCCCCGAAGTGACCAGCCATTCATCCAAGGGGAAAGCCCGCTTTGAAAAACTGGATGACGGCTCGATCCTGGTCAGTGGTCCGAATATCAACCAGGACCACTTTACATTCCGCCTGAAAACCAGCGTCAGTCCGCTGCGTTCGATCCGCCTGGAAACATTGACGCACCGCAGCCTGCCTCACCAGGGCCCCGGTCGCGCTGTGAACGGCAACTTCTCGCTGACCGCCTTTAAGGTCAAAGCCAAACCAGTGGGAGATAAAAAGGCCAAAAGTCAGGATATCAAACTGACGAACGCCCGCGCCACGCATGAGCAGAACCAGACCACGCTCTCGGCAGCCAGTGCGATTGACGGACAATACGGGTCCGGCTGGGCGGTTGACCTGGGAGGCATCGGAAAAGACCAGGCGATAGTCTTCGATCTCGAAACACCGCTGGAATTTGAAGGGGAAACTGAGCTGACGATTACAATGTCATTCACCAACAACGTGAATCACAGTATCGGGCATCCACGGTTTTCGGTCACCAGTGCCAGTTCCCCGGCTGTGAAAACCAGCTCTGGCAGTCCCGAACAGCTGGCCCAGGCGCTGCAACTTGTGCAGAAGGGGGAGCTGACGAAACTGGATGCCGGCCTGAAGCAAATTCTGAAGCGTTTTTACGAGGCTCAGGATCCGGAGTGGGTCGCGCTGTCCGGCAAGGTAGAACAGCATCTGAAAACCGAACCGCAGCCGGCGTTGACGAAAGTCATGATCTGCAGCGAAGGTCCCGACATCAAACCGGTGCGGCACCACAGTCAGGGGAAAGACTTTTTTGACGAGACTTATCACCTCACGCGAGGCGACACGGATCAGAAAGGAAAAGTAGCGCAGCAGGGCTTTCTGCAGGTGCTGATGCGAACACCGAAAGAAGAACAGAAGTGGATCGAAGCGCCCCCTGAATCGGCAAGCACCTCTTACCGCCGGACCTCGCTGGCGAACTGGATGACCGATACAAAACAGGGCGCCGGATCATTACTGGCCCGCGTGATGGTGAACCGACTCTGGCAGCATCACATGGGAACCGGCATCGTCAGCACTCCGAACGACTTCGGTCTGCAGGGGGAACGTCCTACGCATCCGGAATTGCTGGACTTCCTGGCGAATCAGCTGGTCAAACACCAGTGGCACCTCAAGCCGTTGCATAAAGAGATCATGCTCAGCG contains:
- a CDS encoding sigma-70 family RNA polymerase sigma factor gives rise to the protein MEPSADTTGNPETAAAGVPDEHFVSLLARHHSLVRGFIGTLLPHQTDAEDVFQQTCLVLWRKWKTFDATQSFASWACGIAFYEVKNFQRVQSRDRHYFSDEVLSLIAAQQNKSLPESEQRKQVLQDCIQKLDQENRKLILDCYHGQQTIQEVADQLGRSRDAIYKKLARLRVKLMECMQQSLPSAEAGS
- a CDS encoding LamG domain-containing protein: MINSPSPDNRTIQLIDALLQETISAEQQAELEQILKADPEQRQLYVDYLQVHSGLSSWAAETREADPWVPQPVETRTDSQWNPSRFVLLLLSSVVAATLLLSLSYYAGWSIGSGQESHISNTSETKSAEDSPAASEPQTDHIAQLTQAVGVEWDTPRDLQTGAGLPAGWLKLKRGTIQVEMISGASVLVEGPAAIKLISPLKAFCQYGKVRASVPEQAHGFSVATSRLNVVDLGTEFTLSLDETGNGQVQVIDGEVELHAADQQKSNTPLQSLKTGEGVRFDTEGSLNQLQEAIRPLIDLEELSQLAARQQERQLSQWREQNAQLKTDASLLAYYDFEEPSNWVRTLKNKSQQPLSSATDGAIVGCQWTSGRWPDKRGLEFKRTSDRVRLQIPGEYQSLTFMAWVRIEGFDRWLSSLMLTDGFNPGNPHWQLSDKGEIILGVNTGEVKNFFSPVVLQPADLGRWIFLVTVYDHQKREVVHYLDGTPVSHHHIEKPVPLVIGPAEIGNWRPQNHSGAHSIRSLNGRLDEFAVFGRALSADEISRLYQAGKPSS
- a CDS encoding acyl carrier protein, whose protein sequence is MAPEQIRSVILDILARIAPDEDLSELDDSVPFREQMELDSMDFLDIVMELRKLYRVQIPEEDYGELVTMDSTVTYLTPLLKDAESTV
- a CDS encoding phytoene desaturase family protein: MAKDFLKDAKDEYDVIVIGSGLAGMTSANILARQGYSVLLLEHHYQLGGMATWFKRQNGHIFDISLHGFPYGMLKSCRKYWTQEIADNIVPLRGVRFENPQFSLETTFTRDDFTRLLIEKFGIESETVKNFFDTARKMNFFDDQGKTTRELFEEFFPGRDDVVRLLMEPISYANGSTLEDPAITYGIVFSNFMQKGVYTFRGGTDHLVKLIKAEMERNGVDVRIRTQVEKIEVTPDRRVTGVVVNGRRIGCKAIMSNSNIKGTILNLVGEEHFDPEYVEETKAVRLNNSSTQVYIALKPGDELDFCGDLLFHSEHKGFDIKAMLSKEVSSRTFSFYYPETRPGSERSLIVSSTNANFSDWADLPDDQYEADKNHLIETTLDCLEQYVPNIRDRVDHLEASTPRTFKRYTQHLQGASFGTKFEGLKVSKELPEQIEGLYHAGSVGIIMSGWLGAVNYGVIVSNDVDKYLTPAAARI
- a CDS encoding beta-ketoacyl-[acyl-carrier-protein] synthase family protein produces the protein MDDQSRIVITGIGLTAPNGNNLEEFRQSLLAGRSGVVDYDIRYMGHVLAGVCDFDDLRYQKRKEVRRGTRAGSIAVYCANEAVNASGLDWENVARDRVGVYLGITEHGNVETENEVYEISQFDYDTKVWSHHHNPRTVANNPAGEVTLNMGITGPHLTLGAACAAGNAGFIQGVQMLRLNEVDLALCGGVSESIHTFGIFASFQSQGALAVNEDPTKACRPFDVDRNGIVVAEGGAVCTLERLPDALARGATIYGEIVGYAMNSDASDFVLPNSSRQAECIRLALDRAGLEPSDIDIVSSHATATQQGDIEEAKALASVFGDCPNLAINNTKSFIGHAMGAAGALELLGNLPAFEDGIAHATLNLDEQDPECKLTQIVANEPRQLEQVECILNNSFGMLGINSVLIVKKYAT
- a CDS encoding phytoene desaturase family protein, with product MTYDSIIIGAGLSGLAAGIRLAYYGKQVCILERHTTIGGLNSFYRLRGCNHDVGLHAVTNYSPPGGKRGPLNKILRQLRFQWDDFDLSPQCGSSVVFPGHTLRFNNQFDYFEAQIAEQFPSQIDGFRRLVADIDSHNIGDLGQTWISARERMAEQISDPLLINMLLCPLMFYGSPSEYDMDFNQFVIMFRSIYQEGFARPYKGVRLILKNLVRKFKELGGELKLRAGVQQLLNDGKHVTGVMLDDGQILEAKNVLSSAGSAETLQLCGAEVTADERFIPGEISFVETISVLDKQPAELGHEETIVFYNDSEDFYYEQSQEPVDVRSGIICSPNNFEYDQPLEEGSIRITALANPDYWMNLPEDKYIAEKKYWYDQILESSLRYIPDFRPHVVDVDTFTPRTIKKFTGHINGCVYGAPQKILDGTTPLDNLFLCGTDQGFLGIIGSMLSGISIANLHLLNAK
- a CDS encoding DUF1549 domain-containing protein, whose product is MRNFTLALMLLFTSLSSSELTAAEKKPVLPADHAKRMQQGLELFKKEVRPLLAAKCLKCHGGQSVKGDFDLSTRKKLLDSGMIEKTGKESYLMALVEHREEPYMPLKEKKLSEKEIASLSKWIDLGAPYDKPLATGDKAEDGPLAVTDDDRRFWSFQPLSQPAIPKVKSNKWARNEIDHFILAKQQEKGLTPNAEVSKRTYIRRAYFDLIGLPPTPAEIKEFLADQSPDAYEKLIDRLLASPHYGERWARHWLDIARFAESHGFEHDYDRNYAYHYRDFVIKALNQDMPYDQFVRWQLAGDEIAPDNPLALMATGFLGAGVFPTQITANEVERTRYDALDDMLNTTGLAMLGLSVGCARCHDHKFDPIPSSDYYRMLSTFTTTVRTEIEVDLDPEKYQREKAAFDKVHAPLVKALREYESGQLNPKFEQWLKQGKVDTSHLDDWIVPEVTSHSSKGKARFEKLDDGSILVSGPNINQDHFTFRLKTSVSPLRSIRLETLTHRSLPHQGPGRAVNGNFSLTAFKVKAKPVGDKKAKSQDIKLTNARATHEQNQTTLSAASAIDGQYGSGWAVDLGGIGKDQAIVFDLETPLEFEGETELTITMSFTNNVNHSIGHPRFSVTSASSPAVKTSSGSPEQLAQALQLVQKGELTKLDAGLKQILKRFYEAQDPEWVALSGKVEQHLKTEPQPALTKVMICSEGPDIKPVRHHSQGKDFFDETYHLTRGDTDQKGKVAQQGFLQVLMRTPKEEQKWIEAPPESASTSYRRTSLANWMTDTKQGAGSLLARVMVNRLWQHHMGTGIVSTPNDFGLQGERPTHPELLDFLANQLVKHQWHLKPLHKEIMLSATYRQSTDFDADKAKLDPENKLHWRRTPQRLEGEAIRDSILYVGDRLDMTMYGPGSLKTDNQRRSIYFKIKRSQLIPMMQLFDAPEALVSIGQRSSTTIAPQALLFMNADFIRESAKSFAQRVQKLQPDSLEEAVADAYQIALGRKPTASETAISVEFIRQHQQSYEAEQKPEAKLLALTDFTHALISTNEFIYPN
- a CDS encoding 3-hydroxyacyl-ACP dehydratase FabZ family protein, with the protein product MNLDEIKACIPHREPFLWLDEVVALDENSIHARKFVSPELDLFQGHYPNHPVLPGVILCEAAMQAAAVFIAKTDAPSSDKVPVATRLNNTKFRRMVKPGETVDIQVSLNEKMGGAWFFTGKLSVGKETAVRLEFAVTAADA